The DNA sequence TGCCGGACGCCGCCCCCGAGCATCTTGCGCACCCGCCGCGCCTCGGCGACGAAGGACGACGACCCGGCCACCACCGACCCGACCGGTGCGCCGAGCCCCTTGGACAGGCACACCTGCACGGTGTCCACGCCGACCGTCAACGCCGCGGGCGGCAGTCCGAGCGCCACGGCCGCGTTCCACAACCGCGCGCCGTCCAGGTGCACCCGCAGCCCGGTCTCCCGCGCCGCCGACACCAGCAGCGCGTGCTCGTCGGGCTGCGTCACCGCCCCACCGGCGGCGTTGTGCGTGTTCTCCAGGCACAGCAACGTCGTGCGCAGCGTGTAGTACGGCCCGGACGTCCCCGCCGCCGCGCGCACCGCGTCGGGCGTGGCCCGGCCGGGGCCGGCGTCGCAGTCCAGCGGGTGCGGCATCCCGCCCGCGATCCACGCGGCCGTGCCCAGTTCGTTGTCCAGCACGTGCGCGCCGCGCGGCGCGAGGAACCGGTCGCCGGGCCGCAGGTGCACGGTCAGCGCGATCAGGTTGCCCATCGACCCCGACGGCACCCACAGCGCCGCTTCCACGCCCAGCAGTTCCGCGACGCGGTCCTCGAGCCGCCGCATGGTGGGGTCGTGGTCGAGCACGTCGTCGGCGACCTCGGCCCGGGACATGGCCAGTCTCATGGCCTCGTCCGGCTGGGTGACGGTGTCGGAGCGGAAGTCGAGCGGCGAGAGCTGGGTCACGAATGGATCACATCACACCGGGCAAGCCCTGACCCAGTCGCGTCGGCGGTACCACGATGGGGGTGACGCAAGTCTCGGTGAACCGGCGTGCAACCGTTGCCGCCCCCGGTTCCGTCCGGTAAGTGCAAGCACGACGAGCGGAGAGAGTCCGCGTGGATCAGCGCGACGAGCAGGAGTTCGCGGAGTACTTCGCAGCTCGCCGGGAGGCCGTGCGCCGAACGGCGTTCCTGCTCTGTGGTGACTGGCACCGGGCGGACGACCTCGCGCAGACCGCGTTCGTCGCGTTGCACCGCAGGTGGCGCAAGGTCCGGGACAAGCAGGCCCTGGACGCCTACGTCCGCCGGACCCTGGTGCGCGCGGTGATCGACGAGTCACGGCGGCCGTGGCGGAGGGAGCGCTTCGTGGACGAGGTCCCGGAGACGCCCTCGGGCGACGGCGAGCTCGGCGACTCGGTGGCCACGCGGCAGGCGCTGGTCGCCGGGTTGCGGCGGGTGCCGCCGAGGCAGCGGGCGGTGCTCGTGCTGAGGTTCCTGGAGGGTCTGGACGTGGCGGCGGCGGCCGAGGCGCTCGGGTGCTCCGAGGGCACGGTGAAGAGCCAGACCTCCCGGGGTCTGGAGGCCCTGCGCGAAGCGTTGGGCGACTCGATCGAGGACTTGCGGCCGGCATCGTGAGCGGGAGGAGGAGGTAGGTGGACGAGCAGAAGCTGGGCGAGCTGTTCCGCGACGCGGCCCGCGACGCGCCGCCGCCGTCCTTCGACGTGGACGCCGTGCGGTCGGCGTCGGCGCGGGCGAGCGCGCGGCGCAGGTCGGCCGTCGCGGTCGGCTCCGTCATGGCGGTCGTGCTCGTGTTCGGCGGCCTGGTCGTCGGCGCCGACCTCGTGCGGAGCACGTCCGGCGGCGAACTGGCCTCGGCGGGTTCCGCTCAGGACGCCTCGTCCCCTAACGTCACACCTTTCACCGCTGATGAGCCGGAGATGGTGCCGAAGGACGCGTCACCGGACCGCAGCGGAGAGGTGTCGCCCGAGAGCATCCCCGAGGACTCGTCTACGCAGGGGGACGATCCGCCGGGGAGTGCCGGCCGCACGTCGGCCGGCAGCGCCCAACGCGGGTGCGTTGAGGTGGACCGGGAGCTCGCCGTCGCCCTCGCCGACGAGCTCCCGGTCGCCAACGCCGACGACGCCTTCGCCCCCACCGCCTTCTGCCCGGGCGCCGTGCGCGGCGCGAGCCTGCCCGTGCGCGACGGCGACGTCGGCGGCACGCTCTCGGTGGTCATCGCGCCCGGTGGCACGACGGGCCTGCTGCCCGACCGCTCGTACGCCTACGCGTCGGCCAGGACCGCCGGCGGCGACGAGCTGTTCGTGATCAGCCGGTCGGACGTGGGCGCGGACGACCCGTTCCAGGGGGAGCTGCCGGGGTTGGCGTCGAGGCTGGCCGACCGGTTCTGACCGGGAAAGCGGGATCACCCACCATTCCAGTACTGGTGTACCACTAATTTTGGTACGGTCGTACCAGATTGGGAGGTGGTCGTCATGGCATGGGCCGTGCTCATCGTGTCCGGCTTCTTCGAGGCCGGTTGGGCGGTCGCGTTGAAGCTCTCCGACGGCTTCAGCAGGCTGTGGTGGACGGTGGCGTTCGCGGTGTTCGCGCTGGTCAGCTTCGCGGGACTGGCCTGGGCGATGAAGCAGTTGCCCGCCGGACCGGCGTACGCGGTGTGGACCGGGATCGGGGCGGCGCTCACCGCCGTGATCGGCATGGTCTGGCTCGGCGACGGCGTCAGCACCCTCAAGCTGGTCTCCCTCGGCCTGATCGTCAGCGGTGTCATCGGTCTCAACCTGGCCGGTGGCGGGCACTAGTACCTTTTCTGCAATGACAGCCGCAACGCCGAAGGGCGAACGCCGGCGCCAGGCGCTGGTCGAAGCCGCCGCGAGCCTCCTGGCCGACGGCGGCTTCGACGCGATCCGGCACCGCGCCGTCGCCGAACGCGCGGGCCTGCCGCTGGCCTCCACGACGTACTACTTCGACTCGCTGGACGAGCTGGTGACGGCGGCCCTGGAGTTCCACGGCAACGCCGAGCTGGCCTACGGCAAGGCCAGGCTCGACGAGCTGGACCCGGCCGAGTGCGGCGGGGACGCGTTCGTCGAGCTGGTGCTCGACCTGCTGCTCGGCCCGTCCGGCGACCGCGACGCCGAAGCCGTGCTGCTGCGCTACGAACGCCTCGTCGCCACCGGCAGGCGGCCCTACCTGCGGCCGCTGATGCGCCGGATGTCCGGCGAGCTGCACTCCCTGCTGTTCGACATCTTCACCCGGGCCGGTCAGCGAGTCAGCCGCGAGCGCGTGGAGGAGCTGATCGCGCTCGTCGACGGTGCCGTGGTGAACGCGCTCATCGAGATCAGCCCGGACCCGAGGGCCGCCGCCCGCCGGATGCTGCGCAAGTCCGTGCAACCCCGCTGACCCCGGCCGCGTGGAACGGGGTGGGGGCGCGGAAGGGGA is a window from the Saccharothrix saharensis genome containing:
- a CDS encoding TetR/AcrR family transcriptional regulator; the protein is MTAATPKGERRRQALVEAAASLLADGGFDAIRHRAVAERAGLPLASTTYYFDSLDELVTAALEFHGNAELAYGKARLDELDPAECGGDAFVELVLDLLLGPSGDRDAEAVLLRYERLVATGRRPYLRPLMRRMSGELHSLLFDIFTRAGQRVSRERVEELIALVDGAVVNALIEISPDPRAAARRMLRKSVQPR
- a CDS encoding SigE family RNA polymerase sigma factor produces the protein MDQRDEQEFAEYFAARREAVRRTAFLLCGDWHRADDLAQTAFVALHRRWRKVRDKQALDAYVRRTLVRAVIDESRRPWRRERFVDEVPETPSGDGELGDSVATRQALVAGLRRVPPRQRAVLVLRFLEGLDVAAAAEALGCSEGTVKSQTSRGLEALREALGDSIEDLRPAS
- a CDS encoding DMT family transporter; the protein is MAWAVLIVSGFFEAGWAVALKLSDGFSRLWWTVAFAVFALVSFAGLAWAMKQLPAGPAYAVWTGIGAALTAVIGMVWLGDGVSTLKLVSLGLIVSGVIGLNLAGGGH
- a CDS encoding threonine aldolase family protein, which gives rise to MTQLSPLDFRSDTVTQPDEAMRLAMSRAEVADDVLDHDPTMRRLEDRVAELLGVEAALWVPSGSMGNLIALTVHLRPGDRFLAPRGAHVLDNELGTAAWIAGGMPHPLDCDAGPGRATPDAVRAAAGTSGPYYTLRTTLLCLENTHNAAGGAVTQPDEHALLVSAARETGLRVHLDGARLWNAAVALGLPPAALTVGVDTVQVCLSKGLGAPVGSVVAGSSSFVAEARRVRKMLGGGVRQGGVLAAAGLVGLERVDDLAQDHANARALARGLAELGWLVDEPETNIVLAGVPDLEVTLTGLRHLGVFAGPMAGKVRFVLHRDVGAEDVAEALRRIGSAS